From Brachyspira pilosicoli, a single genomic window includes:
- a CDS encoding NAD(P)-dependent oxidoreductase, which produces MEKINIINFAVLTENEKNKLQSIGNVKNFGAAIGQEADPTEDDMINILSKEEFEVLIVNSAPVTKKVIDILKNTKLIICARGNPVNVDVEYCKNKSIIVTHTPGRNANAVAEYTISMIISSMRNIPDSILALKNKECTLDLPLDKVDRNKKDVAWMHPSLKYEPYYKFSGNEIIGKKLGLIGFGFIGQKVAEKAMALGMEICVYDPYIPKEIVHKFNASYMEFEDILKESDVISLHAKSSNEYLIKKEHFNLMKDSSIIINTARSTLIDNDALIEALKNKKIRCAVLDVFPYEPLSSYDPMLDNIEGLILTPHIAGASKDVVIHQSKMVIESLEAYICKKEIPYLAK; this is translated from the coding sequence ATGGAAAAAATTAATATAATAAATTTCGCTGTTCTTACTGAAAACGAAAAAAATAAATTACAATCTATAGGAAATGTTAAGAATTTCGGCGCAGCTATAGGACAAGAAGCAGATCCTACTGAAGATGATATGATAAATATACTTTCAAAAGAAGAGTTTGAAGTATTAATAGTAAATTCTGCTCCTGTAACCAAAAAAGTTATAGATATACTAAAAAATACTAAGCTTATAATATGCGCTAGAGGAAATCCTGTAAATGTTGATGTTGAATATTGCAAAAATAAATCAATAATAGTAACACATACTCCAGGAAGAAATGCTAATGCTGTAGCTGAGTACACAATATCTATGATTATATCTTCTATGAGAAATATACCTGATTCTATTTTGGCTTTGAAAAATAAAGAATGTACGTTAGATTTGCCATTAGATAAAGTTGATAGAAATAAAAAAGATGTAGCTTGGATGCATCCTAGTTTGAAATATGAGCCTTATTATAAATTTAGCGGTAATGAAATAATAGGTAAGAAATTAGGGCTTATAGGTTTTGGATTTATTGGACAAAAAGTAGCTGAAAAGGCTATGGCATTAGGTATGGAAATATGTGTTTATGACCCATATATACCAAAAGAAATAGTTCATAAATTTAATGCTTCATATATGGAATTTGAAGATATATTAAAAGAATCTGATGTTATAAGCTTGCATGCTAAATCTAGTAACGAGTATTTAATAAAAAAAGAACATTTTAATTTAATGAAAGATTCTTCTATTATTATTAATACAGCTAGGAGTACATTAATTGACAATGATGCCTTAATAGAAGCTTTAAAAAATAAAAAGATTAGATGTGCTGTTTTAGATGTATTTCCATACGAGCCATTATCTTCTTATGATCCTATGTTAGATAATATAGAAGGATTGATATTAACTCCTCATATAGCTGGTGCTTCAAAAGATGTTGTTATACATCAAAGTAAAATGGTTATAGAATCTTTAGAAGCTTATATATGTAAGAAAGAAATTCCTTATTTAGCAAAATAA
- a CDS encoding FGGY-family carbohydrate kinase, translating to MDSFVLGLDIGTTEIKAVLFSLDGKEIEISRKKNEIIELPNGIYEQDMNVLWDNLCIVIRNLIGKIGDKNIIGIGLSAQGEGCWLVDDKGKPVRTAILWNDARASSIINDVSKEQVKKYKSITGSLPCPGAMSFIIKWLSINDKKSLDNAKYALFCKDWIRYKLTGEFFIEETDTSTSLLDLGKKEVSSEIFDMLNISEYYRLMPNLINSNSVAGSITKEAAYMTGLKEGISVSAGYIDVISSCIGAGALYENDVCSILGTSCVNEFLSNSFNLLEDSVSYLCYGDGEKYVSIVGNMAGTPNIDWITNTLFSDVENILKNKREFYDFIDEKIKDIPMGSNGVIYHPYIKNSGERAPFLDTNARASFFGINENTTRWDLLKAIYEGIAFSIKDCFQSYIPKKIFLMGGGANSTILAKIISDCMGVPIVISKSKELGAKGAAVSACMATGVFSTLKEALDAFKNETIEIYPNEKNTLFYNEYFQIYKNLRNLYKIEWERKINILNKFKLL from the coding sequence ATGGACAGTTTTGTATTAGGGTTGGATATAGGCACAACTGAAATAAAAGCTGTTTTATTTTCTTTAGATGGTAAAGAAATAGAAATATCTAGGAAAAAAAATGAAATAATAGAATTGCCCAATGGAATATATGAGCAAGACATGAATGTTTTATGGGATAATTTATGTATTGTAATAAGGAATCTAATAGGAAAAATAGGGGATAAAAATATAATAGGTATTGGGCTTTCTGCGCAGGGAGAAGGCTGCTGGTTAGTTGATGATAAAGGGAAACCTGTTAGAACTGCTATTTTATGGAATGATGCAAGAGCATCATCAATTATTAATGATGTATCAAAAGAGCAGGTAAAAAAATATAAATCTATAACTGGCTCTTTGCCATGTCCAGGTGCGATGAGTTTCATAATAAAATGGTTATCTATTAATGATAAAAAATCTCTGGATAATGCTAAGTATGCTTTATTTTGTAAAGATTGGATAAGGTATAAATTAACAGGAGAATTTTTTATTGAGGAAACAGATACTTCGACTTCGCTTTTAGATTTAGGAAAAAAAGAAGTATCTTCAGAGATATTCGATATGCTGAATATTTCTGAATATTATCGTTTGATGCCTAATTTAATAAATTCTAACTCTGTTGCTGGAAGTATAACTAAAGAAGCAGCATACATGACAGGATTAAAAGAAGGTATTAGTGTATCAGCAGGGTATATAGATGTTATATCATCATGTATAGGAGCTGGGGCTTTATATGAAAACGATGTTTGCTCTATTTTAGGTACATCTTGTGTTAATGAATTTTTATCTAATTCTTTTAATTTATTAGAAGATTCTGTATCTTATTTATGTTATGGAGATGGCGAAAAGTATGTCTCTATAGTAGGAAATATGGCTGGTACTCCTAATATAGATTGGATAACTAATACATTATTTTCAGATGTTGAAAACATATTGAAAAATAAAAGAGAGTTCTATGATTTTATAGATGAAAAAATAAAAGATATACCAATGGGCTCAAATGGAGTAATATATCATCCGTATATAAAAAATTCTGGTGAACGCGCTCCTTTTTTGGATACTAATGCGAGGGCTAGTTTTTTTGGAATAAACGAAAATACAACTAGGTGGGATTTATTAAAAGCTATATACGAAGGTATAGCATTCTCCATTAAAGATTGTTTTCAAAGCTATATACCTAAAAAGATTTTTTTAATGGGAGGAGGCGCTAATAGTACAATTTTAGCTAAAATTATATCTGATTGTATGGGGGTTCCTATAGTTATTTCTAAATCAAAAGAGTTAGGGGCAAAGGGAGCGGCCGTATCTGCTTGTATGGCTACTGGTGTATTTTCAACTTTAAAAGAAGCATTAGATGCTTTTAAAAATGAAACCATAGAGATATATCCGAATGAGAAGAATACGCTATTTTATAATGAATATTTTCAGATATACAAAAATCTAAGGAATTTATATAAAATAGAATGGGAAAGAAAAATAAACATATTAAATAAATTTAAATTATTATAA
- a CDS encoding class II aldolase/adducin family protein → MKYEECLEQREELAFYMRRLYKQKLTTCSGGNLSARLDEKHIIITPSSLDKGFIKAEQIGLMTIDGENLTPHLKPSIETGMHLSAYRTRDDIKAIIHAHPVTATSFAAMDKKININLTGEAFVVLKKIAYAPYILMGTDGLSEAVCEGLKISNVVIMKNHGITTVGNTLLSAFDKMEVLEAAAQMTLNTQIMGNISQLTDKNLDELIEWSNK, encoded by the coding sequence ATGAAATATGAAGAATGTTTAGAACAAAGAGAAGAATTAGCTTTTTATATGAGAAGATTATATAAGCAAAAATTAACTACTTGTTCAGGAGGAAATTTGAGTGCTAGATTAGATGAAAAACATATTATTATTACTCCATCTAGTTTAGATAAAGGTTTTATAAAAGCGGAACAAATAGGTCTTATGACTATTGACGGAGAAAATCTTACACCTCATTTAAAGCCTAGTATAGAAACAGGAATGCATTTAAGCGCTTATAGAACTCGTGATGATATAAAAGCTATAATACATGCCCACCCTGTTACTGCAACTAGTTTTGCTGCTATGGATAAGAAAATAAATATTAATTTAACTGGAGAGGCTTTTGTTGTTTTAAAAAAAATAGCTTATGCTCCATATATATTAATGGGAACTGACGGCTTATCTGAAGCTGTATGTGAAGGATTAAAAATTTCAAATGTTGTTATTATGAAAAACCATGGTATTACTACTGTAGGAAATACTTTATTATCAGCTTTTGATAAAATGGAAGTATTAGAAGCAGCAGCTCAAATGACATTAAATACTCAAATTATGGGAAATATTAGTCAGTTGACAGATAAAAATTTGGATGAGCTTATTGAATGGTCTAATAAGTAA
- a CDS encoding iron-containing alcohol dehydrogenase: protein MNNFNYYSPCNIYFGKDTENNIGALCKKLSVKKVLLHYGGGSIKKNGLYYKVTECLKKENIEFLELPGVEPNPKLSLALKGIELCKKENIDFVLAVGGGSVIDSAKCIASGYYYDNIWEYYLDGSKTIEKALPIGVVLTIPAAGSETSPNSVITEEKSKLKRSIESSAIIPKFSIINPENTFSLPKNQIANGVSDIIAHLFERYFSQTENVDLTDRLLESAIITMLKYGKLTFDNPENYDIRAETMWSGTLAHNGILSQGRTEDWASHSIEHELSAEYNIAHGAGLSIVFPAWMKYVYKENIGRFLQFSRRVFNVDYGVGKEELTITETIKKLEKFYKSLNLPIKLSEVNINDDKIDEMTERLFYNRSEYIGNFKKLNKEDVKNIYRLAL, encoded by the coding sequence ATGAACAATTTTAACTATTACAGCCCATGTAATATTTATTTTGGTAAAGATACTGAAAATAATATTGGCGCTTTATGTAAAAAACTTTCTGTAAAAAAAGTACTTCTGCATTATGGAGGAGGGTCTATAAAGAAAAACGGTCTTTACTATAAAGTAACAGAATGCTTAAAAAAAGAGAACATAGAGTTTTTAGAATTGCCTGGTGTTGAGCCTAATCCTAAATTATCTTTAGCATTAAAAGGTATAGAGTTGTGTAAAAAAGAAAATATAGATTTTGTATTAGCTGTTGGCGGAGGAAGTGTTATAGATTCAGCAAAATGTATAGCTAGCGGATACTATTATGATAATATATGGGAATATTATTTAGATGGAAGCAAAACTATAGAAAAGGCTTTACCAATAGGAGTCGTATTAACTATACCTGCAGCTGGAAGCGAAACTTCTCCAAATTCTGTTATTACTGAGGAAAAAAGTAAGTTAAAAAGATCCATAGAATCTTCGGCTATTATACCTAAATTTTCTATTATAAATCCTGAAAATACTTTTTCTCTGCCTAAAAATCAAATAGCAAATGGAGTATCTGATATAATAGCTCATTTATTTGAAAGATACTTCTCGCAAACAGAAAATGTAGATTTAACGGATAGACTCTTAGAATCTGCAATTATTACTATGCTTAAGTATGGAAAATTAACTTTTGATAATCCTGAAAATTATGATATACGTGCTGAAACTATGTGGTCTGGTACATTGGCTCACAATGGAATACTATCCCAAGGTAGAACAGAAGATTGGGCAAGTCATAGTATTGAACATGAATTATCTGCTGAATATAATATAGCTCATGGTGCTGGATTGTCTATAGTGTTTCCTGCTTGGATGAAGTATGTGTATAAAGAAAATATTGGTAGATTTTTACAATTTTCAAGAAGGGTATTTAATGTAGATTATGGAGTTGGAAAAGAAGAGCTGACAATAACTGAAACAATAAAAAAACTGGAAAAGTTCTATAAGTCTTTAAACTTACCAATAAAGCTTTCAGAAGTTAATATAAATGATGACAAGATAGATGAAATGACAGAAAGGTTATTTTATAATAGGTCTGAATATATAGGTAATTTCAAAAAGCTTAATAAAGAGGATGTAAAAAATATATATCGTTTAGCATTATAA
- a CDS encoding DeoR/GlpR family DNA-binding transcription regulator produces MLSFERQEIILDLLKKDKKITITELSKQLNVALNTIRSDLETMEQDGLVLRVRGGVSLPSSNINATNNNIGIRYQKNLNEKRIIAKEIVKELPNDIDFSIFMDSSTSAMQVAHVMSQLSKRCTVITHFTNIAHILGTNSKISVILCGGMWWSNENCVIGSETIDMLDSYRADIALVGCTGIKLKQGIFNGNIETVPIKRKMIKNANKSWILCDSSKFDQDSLIKIADFSDIDRIYTDKAPSKEWLEYFDSIKTEVFYPS; encoded by the coding sequence ATGCTTTCGTTTGAACGACAAGAAATTATTTTAGACTTACTAAAAAAAGATAAAAAAATTACAATAACAGAGCTTTCTAAACAATTAAATGTTGCATTAAATACTATAAGGTCTGATTTAGAAACAATGGAGCAAGATGGTCTTGTATTAAGAGTACGAGGTGGAGTTTCACTACCTTCTTCAAATATTAATGCTACAAATAATAATATAGGAATAAGATACCAAAAGAACTTGAATGAAAAAAGGATTATTGCAAAAGAAATAGTAAAAGAGTTACCTAATGATATAGATTTTTCAATATTTATGGACTCATCTACTAGCGCTATGCAAGTTGCTCATGTTATGTCGCAGTTATCAAAACGCTGCACTGTAATTACACATTTTACAAATATAGCACATATACTTGGAACAAATTCAAAAATTTCCGTTATATTATGCGGAGGAATGTGGTGGTCAAATGAGAATTGTGTTATAGGTTCAGAAACAATAGATATGTTAGATTCATACAGGGCAGATATTGCTTTAGTAGGATGTACAGGAATAAAGCTAAAACAAGGTATTTTTAATGGAAATATAGAAACAGTTCCAATTAAAAGAAAAATGATAAAAAATGCTAACAAGAGCTGGATTTTATGCGACTCATCTAAATTTGATCAAGACTCTCTTATAAAAATAGCTGATTTTAGTGATATAGATAGAATTTACACAGACAAAGCGCCAAGTAAAGAATGGTTAGAGTATTTTGACTCAATAAAAACAGAAGTATTTTATCCATCTTAA
- a CDS encoding McrB family protein, producing the protein MSDFWVINTSNLKKGENKDEKYVDDLVNIMIKEHICLFGYFEDSGQTFRKIKIGDVIIVSQRISEKSYQRSPDSNYFVGIVDSDAYDSYEIALTQEGIIKELNKDRSNLVDTDTVYKFQYRKLKNFKLLKGKKLTFKEDSEDYPTVQPIYKLKKSNDKDKILIEEIKKIMDVNMIKECKELLEQNYNLILTGAPGTGKTYLAKQIAAKIIFDDDKKEYTEELEEDENFKNQYEFVQFHPSYDYTDFVEGLRPIKDSSGNIGFERKDGVFKEFCKKALKNLIDSKKDISQLNEDAIIKNNLLEFIDYISIVIDEKGCFEIEGINRKAAPLKEIELNDETLYFVPDIKADKPIKLTLDKLVEFYKKFSGELKINKKWDYQNFIAKFGLKGQHTYVHGFLKAFYEKYNSEIEKELNNNNTVEKVEKKNFVFIIDEINRGEISKIFGELFFAIDPGYRGVKGKVLTQYSNLIDEELEKYFYIPENVYIMGTMNDIDRSVESMDFAMRRRFAWKEVNAKDTQESILKDLDDSIKQDAIDRMNALNNAISEIEGFNSSYHIGASYFLKLKNYYNGNNKEDAFKSLWDNHLKGLLFEYLRGMPDINDKLKKLEYSYNVLPANNTKQDTNDNNIDN; encoded by the coding sequence ATGAGTGATTTTTGGGTAATAAATACAAGTAATTTAAAAAAAGGTGAAAATAAAGATGAAAAATATGTTGATGACCTTGTGAATATTATGATAAAAGAGCATATATGCTTATTTGGATATTTTGAAGATAGTGGTCAAACATTTAGAAAAATAAAAATAGGTGATGTTATAATAGTAAGCCAAAGAATCAGTGAAAAAAGCTACCAAAGAAGTCCTGATAGTAATTATTTTGTTGGTATTGTAGATTCAGATGCTTATGATAGTTATGAAATAGCTTTAACTCAAGAAGGTATTATAAAAGAACTAAATAAAGATAGAAGTAATTTGGTTGATACAGATACAGTTTATAAATTTCAATACAGAAAATTAAAAAACTTTAAGTTATTAAAAGGTAAAAAATTAACATTTAAAGAAGATAGTGAAGATTATCCAACTGTACAACCTATTTATAAATTAAAAAAAAGTAATGATAAAGATAAAATATTGATAGAAGAAATAAAAAAAATAATGGATGTAAATATGATAAAAGAATGTAAAGAACTTTTAGAACAAAATTACAACCTCATACTCACAGGTGCACCGGGCACAGGAAAAACTTATTTAGCAAAACAGATAGCAGCTAAGATTATTTTTGATGATGATAAAAAAGAGTATACAGAAGAATTAGAAGAAGATGAGAATTTTAAAAATCAATATGAGTTTGTGCAGTTTCACCCATCTTATGATTATACAGATTTTGTTGAGGGGTTAAGACCTATTAAAGACAGTAGTGGAAATATTGGCTTTGAAAGAAAAGACGGAGTTTTTAAAGAGTTTTGTAAAAAGGCACTTAAGAATTTAATTGATAGTAAAAAAGATATTTCACAATTGAATGAAGATGCTATTATAAAAAATAATTTACTCGAATTTATAGACTATATTTCTATTGTAATAGATGAAAAAGGATGTTTTGAAATTGAAGGTATTAATAGGAAAGCAGCCCCATTAAAAGAAATAGAATTAAATGATGAAACATTGTATTTTGTTCCAGATATAAAAGCTGATAAACCAATTAAACTAACATTAGATAAATTAGTAGAATTTTATAAAAAATTTTCTGGAGAACTTAAAATAAATAAAAAATGGGATTATCAAAACTTTATAGCTAAATTTGGACTTAAAGGTCAACATACGTATGTTCATGGATTTTTAAAAGCATTCTATGAAAAATATAATTCTGAAATAGAAAAAGAATTAAATAATAATAATACTGTAGAAAAAGTTGAAAAGAAAAATTTTGTATTCATCATAGATGAGATTAACAGGGGAGAGATTTCAAAAATTTTCGGTGAATTATTTTTTGCTATTGACCCCGGATATAGAGGTGTTAAAGGAAAAGTGCTTACTCAATACTCTAATTTGATAGATGAGGAATTAGAAAAATATTTTTATATACCAGAGAATGTTTATATAATGGGCACTATGAATGATATTGACAGAAGCGTTGAGAGTATGGACTTTGCTATGCGTAGGAGGTTCGCTTGGAAAGAGGTCAATGCTAAAGATACACAAGAGAGTATATTAAAAGATTTAGATGATAGTATAAAACAAGATGCAATTGATAGAATGAATGCTTTAAATAATGCAATTAGTGAAATAGAAGGCTTTAATTCTTCTTATCATATAGGGGCTTCTTATTTCTTGAAGCTAAAAAATTATTATAATGGTAATAATAAAGAAGATGCATTTAAAAGTTTGTGGGATAACCATTTGAAAGGGCTTTTATTTGAGTATTTGAGAGGTATGCCTGATATAAATGATAAACTTAAAAAGTTAGAATATTCTTATAATGTGTTACCTGCTAACAATACAAAACAAGATACTAATGATAATAATATAGATAATTGA
- a CDS encoding McrC family protein yields MNINNKIIKLKDNTKHEIHNNISEENIISIKEISGKTISAIKDNIIIFPNSIKESKDLEEESRIFDIINDSIHTNNIMGFISYNNTQIKISSRFAFNDNEDYFLHYMLMKVLSLNVVNLEHSKDYDDSFDFLIYMFISFFKRALRQGLFKQYKLIKHNDSNVKGTIDINRYIKNNIPFNGKISYNTREYSYDNNITQLIRHTIEYINTKNRYLLSYDNEIKDYTHQIFYSTHSYERNKRESIINKNLKQLSHPYYYEYEPLRKICIQILRHEKLKYGRDDNTVYGLLFDGAWLFEEYLNTILKQINFEHSENKTGKDPFHLLINDNRGRWKIYPDFHKLSDDNKNNIVLDAKYKSLDKKINEDKDYINREDRLQIVSYAYTLNAKKAGFIYPVEIDNYKEDSYIGNLNNEYNNADCKICKYALKIPSKKLNGENFNNIKDFIETMGSLEKELVSKLN; encoded by the coding sequence ATGAATATAAACAATAAAATTATTAAATTAAAAGATAATACTAAACATGAAATACATAACAATATTTCAGAAGAAAATATAATCTCAATAAAAGAAATTTCAGGCAAAACTATATCAGCTATAAAAGATAATATTATAATATTTCCTAACTCCATAAAAGAAAGTAAAGACTTAGAAGAAGAGAGCAGAATATTTGATATAATAAATGATAGTATACACACCAATAATATAATGGGCTTTATTAGCTACAATAATACACAAATAAAAATTTCTTCAAGATTTGCTTTCAATGATAATGAAGATTATTTTCTGCATTACATGCTTATGAAAGTGCTTTCTCTTAATGTTGTTAATTTGGAGCATAGTAAAGATTATGATGATTCATTTGATTTTTTAATTTATATGTTTATTAGTTTTTTTAAGAGAGCATTAAGACAGGGGCTTTTTAAACAATACAAACTAATAAAGCATAATGATTCTAATGTTAAAGGCACTATTGATATTAACAGATACATTAAAAACAATATTCCTTTTAATGGTAAAATTTCTTATAATACCAGAGAATATAGCTATGATAATAATATCACTCAATTAATAAGACACACCATAGAATATATAAACACAAAAAATAGATATCTTTTAAGCTATGATAATGAAATAAAAGATTATACTCATCAAATATTTTATTCTACACATAGCTATGAGAGAAATAAAAGAGAAAGCATTATAAATAAAAACTTAAAACAATTATCGCACCCCTACTATTATGAATATGAGCCATTGAGGAAAATATGCATTCAAATATTAAGGCACGAAAAGTTAAAGTATGGTAGAGATGATAATACAGTGTATGGATTATTATTTGACGGAGCATGGCTATTTGAGGAATATTTAAACACTATTTTGAAGCAAATTAATTTTGAACATTCTGAAAATAAAACAGGGAAAGACCCTTTTCATTTGCTTATTAATGACAATAGAGGCAGATGGAAAATTTATCCTGACTTTCATAAATTATCAGATGACAATAAAAATAATATTGTACTTGATGCTAAATATAAAAGCCTTGATAAAAAAATCAATGAAGATAAAGATTATATAAATAGAGAAGATAGATTGCAGATAGTTTCTTATGCCTATACACTTAATGCTAAAAAGGCTGGTTTTATTTATCCTGTTGAAATTGATAATTATAAAGAAGATAGCTATATAGGAAATCTAAATAATGAATATAATAATGCTGATTGTAAGATATGTAAATATGCTTTAAAAATTCCATCAAAAAAATTAAACGGAGAGAATTTTAATAATATAAAAGATTTCATTGAAACAATGGGGAGTTTAGAAAAAGAATTAGTCTCTAAGCTTAATTAA
- the aroC gene encoding chorismate synthase, translating into MGSVFGNNLKLSIFGESHGEAIGCVLDGFPYGINIDNNFVESEMERRRAKNNKLSTTRQESDKVEILSGVLDNISTGMPIASIIKNENKRSGDYSNLKVLPRPSHSDYTAMLRYEGFNDIRGGGHFSGRLTAPLVFAGALAKLALKEKFDINIAGHIKQIYNIKDKYPNNELPSYEEFIKNYNKELSVFDDDAMEKMISTIEKAKLDMDSVGGIITAVAFNVPAGFGDPFYSSIESRISSSMFAVPAVKGVEFGIGFDFVNYKASECNDAYTIKESSNIKTIETKTNNNGGILGGISNGMPIVVNVAIKPTPSISKEQLTLNIETKEEEILTIKGRHDPCIAVRAVAVVEAALAISILDLCLDMKGKIY; encoded by the coding sequence ATGGGAAGTGTATTTGGCAATAATTTGAAATTAAGCATTTTTGGGGAATCTCACGGAGAGGCTATAGGGTGTGTATTAGATGGATTTCCTTATGGAATAAATATAGATAATAATTTTGTAGAAAGTGAAATGGAGAGAAGAAGAGCTAAAAACAACAAACTCTCTACAACAAGGCAAGAAAGCGATAAAGTTGAAATATTATCAGGAGTTTTGGATAATATAAGCACAGGTATGCCAATAGCTTCTATTATAAAAAACGAAAACAAAAGAAGCGGAGATTATTCCAATTTAAAAGTCTTACCTAGACCTTCGCATAGTGATTATACTGCTATGCTTAGATACGAAGGTTTTAATGATATAAGAGGAGGCGGGCATTTTTCTGGAAGGCTTACTGCTCCTTTAGTATTTGCGGGTGCTTTGGCTAAATTAGCTCTTAAAGAAAAGTTTGACATAAATATAGCAGGACATATAAAACAAATATACAATATAAAAGATAAATATCCTAATAATGAGCTTCCAAGTTATGAGGAGTTTATAAAAAATTATAATAAAGAATTGAGCGTATTTGATGATGATGCTATGGAGAAGATGATTAGCACTATAGAGAAAGCTAAACTTGATATGGATTCTGTAGGCGGAATTATAACAGCGGTTGCTTTTAATGTGCCTGCTGGATTTGGAGACCCTTTTTATTCTTCAATAGAGAGCAGAATTTCTTCTTCTATGTTTGCTGTACCTGCAGTAAAAGGTGTGGAGTTTGGAATCGGTTTTGATTTTGTAAACTATAAGGCAAGCGAATGTAACGATGCATACACCATAAAAGAAAGCAGCAACATAAAAACTATAGAGACAAAAACTAATAACAATGGCGGAATATTGGGCGGCATTTCTAACGGAATGCCTATAGTGGTAAATGTGGCAATAAAGCCTACTCCATCAATATCTAAAGAGCAATTAACCTTAAACATAGAAACGAAAGAAGAAGAGATTTTAACTATAAAAGGGCGTCATGACCCTTGCATTGCTGTGAGAGCTGTCGCGGTTGTAGAGGCAGCACTTGCTATAAGCATACTTGATTTATGTTTGGACATGAAAGGAAAAATATACTAA
- a CDS encoding Gfo/Idh/MocA family oxidoreductase, with translation MDKVNISLIGVGRMGQFHLNVINQIESINLTGIYDADENHLNEVSNKYNINKFNSLDEAIDNSEAVIIASPTKFHFEIAKKALEKSRHVLVEKPMTETYLQAKELQEIVNKKNLILQVGHVERFNGAVQELHHIIEKPYLIEARRLAPFTPRITDVGVVFDIMIHDLDIVTSLVKKPVIRFSASGKRVRTNNEDIASALLEFEDETIATVSASRITQEKIRTLAISTEDAYFILDYATQDITIHRQASSESKIKTSIGINYTQESIIERVFIHRDNPLKLEDEHFANCILGKDKRFVSVENDVNTIKLTEDILKKIKETW, from the coding sequence ATGGATAAAGTAAATATTTCCCTTATAGGTGTAGGCAGAATGGGGCAATTTCACCTTAATGTTATAAATCAAATAGAAAGTATTAATTTAACGGGTATATATGATGCTGATGAAAATCATCTTAATGAAGTATCTAATAAATATAATATTAATAAATTTAATAGTTTAGATGAAGCTATAGACAATTCAGAGGCAGTAATAATAGCAAGCCCAACAAAGTTTCATTTTGAAATAGCAAAGAAAGCTTTAGAAAAGTCCAGACATGTATTGGTTGAAAAGCCAATGACAGAAACATATTTACAAGCTAAAGAATTACAAGAGATAGTAAATAAAAAAAATCTCATACTTCAAGTAGGACACGTTGAGAGATTTAATGGAGCAGTACAAGAGCTTCATCATATAATAGAAAAACCTTATCTAATAGAGGCAAGAAGATTAGCGCCATTTACACCTCGTATTACAGATGTTGGTGTTGTATTTGATATAATGATTCATGATTTAGATATAGTAACTTCACTTGTAAAAAAGCCTGTTATAAGATTTTCAGCAAGCGGTAAGAGAGTAAGAACAAACAACGAAGATATTGCAAGTGCTTTATTAGAGTTTGAAGATGAAACCATAGCAACAGTAAGCGCAAGCAGAATTACACAAGAGAAAATTAGAACTTTAGCCATAAGTACAGAAGATGCTTATTTTATATTGGATTATGCTACACAAGATATTACAATACATAGACAAGCAAGCAGCGAGAGCAAAATAAAAACTTCTATAGGAATCAATTATACTCAAGAATCTATTATAGAGAGAGTGTTTATTCATAGAGATAATCCATTAAAATTGGAAGATGAGCATTTTGCAAACTGTATATTAGGAAAAGATAAAAGATTTGTTTCTGTAGAAAATGATGTAAATACTATTAAATTAACAGAGGATATACTCAAAAAAATTAAAGAAACTTGGTAA